The following are from one region of the Dreissena polymorpha isolate Duluth1 chromosome 2, UMN_Dpol_1.0, whole genome shotgun sequence genome:
- the LOC127869688 gene encoding zinc finger protein Pegasus-like translates to MASHQEQSDLDRIRAELEHVKLENARLKLESEITGIERELDSDPEVGVEEDPCIDFNVGRIIRKRTAPEPVMAPKKPHLAVEQACSSWMGNEVSCDRPLETAAPDHSSMRRQVPTMVGCNVQTQTDEPRVNKCDVCDITFGNQAMMFVHKGCHCVDNPMRCNVCGETRHDAMGFYIHITMGHTAK, encoded by the coding sequence ATGGCTTCACATCAAGAACAAAGCGACTTGGATAGGATAAGAGCCGAACTTGAGCATGTCAAGCTAGAAAATGCTAGACTAAAACTTGAATCCGAGATCACTGGTATTGAAAGGGAATTGGATAGCGACCCCGAAGTTGGTGTAGAGGAAGATCCTTGCATAGATTTTAACGTAGGAAGAATAATCAGGAAACGGACGGCGCCAGAACCAGTCATGGCTCCTAAGAAGCCGCATCTGGCCGTGGAGCAGGCATGCAGCTCCTGGATGGGAAACGAGGTCAGCTGTGATCGCCCACTTGAAACTGCCGCTCCAGACCATAGTTCGATGAGAAGACAGGTCCCCACGATGGTTGGCTGTAACGTACAGACCCAGACAGACGAACCTAGGGTAAACAAATGCGATGTGTGCGATATCACCTTCGGCAACCAGGCCATGATGTTCGTACACAAGGGTTGCCATTGTGTCGACAATCCTATGAGATGTAATGTCTGCGGTGAAACACGCCATGACGCGATGGGTTTCTATATCCACATAACCATGGGGCATACTGCCAAATGA